A portion of the Celeribacter baekdonensis genome contains these proteins:
- a CDS encoding TRAP transporter large permease subunit, which translates to MILFTMIGAGIFSYFLTLVQVPQMIAGAITQSGVPPMLSSLFCCCSTFRLGCFWNAFSMMVITLPIVFRPSRAWI; encoded by the coding sequence ATGATCCTTTTCACCATGATCGGCGCAGGTATCTTTAGCTATTTTCTGACCCTCGTTCAGGTCCCGCAAATGATTGCCGGCGCAATCACTCAAAGCGGCGTTCCGCCCATGTTATCGTCGCTGTTCTGCTGTTGCTCTACATTCCGCTTGGGATGTTTTTGGAACGCATTCTCAATGATGGTGATCACACTCCCCATCGTGTTCCGACCGTCTCGGGCTTGGATTTGA
- a CDS encoding TRAP transporter large permease subunit, whose amino-acid sequence MASILTSAGFAAPPVLRFATAATVGAVALPEMKAKGYDRRLAAGAVAAGGVLGVLIPFRLLIFYAALTEVSAGKMLIAGFVPGIITTIAFMLGVALIGRRVQDHSTRAHGQHGATGYRPRHRRGRFWCFSQLFSGDLPWLVTPTEAGRSGHLRLS is encoded by the coding sequence ATGGCTAGCATCCTGACCTCGGCTGGGTTTGCGGCACCTCCGGTTCTTCGGTTTGCCACTGCGGCGACTGTGGGCGCAGTGGCCCTCCCTGAAATGAAGGCAAAGGGCTATGATCGCCGTCTCGCGGCCGGAGCGGTTGCGGCGGGCGGCGTTTTGGGGGTGTTGATCCCCTTCCGTCTGTTGATTTTCTATGCGGCGCTGACCGAAGTCTCTGCTGGCAAAATGTTGATCGCGGGTTTTGTGCCCGGCATCATCACAACGATTGCCTTTATGCTAGGCGTGGCGTTGATTGGCCGCCGGGTTCAGGACCACTCCACCCGCGCACACGGGCAACATGGGGCGACCGGATATCGACCACGACACAGGCGTGGCAGGTTTTGGTGCTTTTCACAATTGTTCTCGGGGGATTTACCTTGGCTGGTCACGCCCACAGAGGCTGGGCGATCGGGGCACTTGCGGCTTTCGTGA
- the dctP gene encoding C4-dicarboxylate TRAP transporter substrate-binding protein: MKRRDFLKTTGALAGAGMFSSLPGFAQAATSLKFDSYVSETAGPSWVDRWFFEELEKRTNGDISMKYYWAGSLNKVGEHLGAVRDGTSEATLIAPGYYQAELPVTRGLEWYFRMARADELQLVCRDVYEAFAPLRQEWEDRHRSKVLYWTNWNYAPLIMREPITSLADLKGKKIRAYGVATDVIEGFGGIAVPMAAGEVYQALERGVLDGVYGFDFVTAVAYKLHEIAPNFHDIGDGPHAPAVTVMNRRVWDGLPAEHQQVCTDLANELYAGKFAEIYNKVLAEYVQKAISEGVTLSSLPDAEKAKAKATVQPAQVNKWIETVAKPNGIDGDAMQNVVEDAIARHAGTGTMKRPVEIAAGL; encoded by the coding sequence ATGAAAAGACGTGACTTTTTGAAAACCACAGGGGCTTTGGCAGGGGCCGGGATGTTCTCAAGCCTGCCCGGTTTTGCGCAGGCTGCCACTTCGCTGAAATTCGACAGCTACGTGAGTGAAACGGCCGGACCGTCTTGGGTTGATCGCTGGTTCTTTGAGGAACTGGAAAAACGCACAAACGGGGACATCAGTATGAAATATTACTGGGCCGGGAGCCTCAACAAAGTGGGGGAGCATCTGGGCGCTGTGCGTGATGGGACGAGCGAGGCAACTCTGATTGCTCCGGGCTATTATCAGGCCGAACTCCCGGTCACACGTGGGCTTGAGTGGTATTTCCGTATGGCGCGTGCCGATGAACTGCAATTGGTGTGCCGCGATGTTTACGAAGCCTTCGCACCGCTGCGTCAGGAGTGGGAAGACCGGCATCGCTCTAAGGTGCTGTACTGGACCAACTGGAACTACGCCCCCCTCATCATGCGCGAGCCGATCACCTCGCTTGCCGATCTCAAAGGCAAGAAAATCCGCGCCTATGGTGTGGCCACGGATGTGATCGAAGGCTTTGGCGGCATCGCTGTGCCAATGGCGGCGGGCGAAGTGTATCAAGCACTTGAACGCGGCGTGCTTGACGGGGTCTACGGTTTCGATTTCGTCACCGCCGTGGCCTATAAGCTGCACGAGATTGCGCCGAATTTCCATGACATCGGCGATGGTCCTCATGCCCCTGCGGTGACGGTGATGAACCGCCGCGTTTGGGATGGCCTGCCTGCTGAGCATCAACAGGTCTGTACCGATCTCGCCAATGAGCTTTACGCAGGGAAATTTGCCGAAATCTACAACAAGGTGTTGGCCGAGTATGTGCAAAAGGCGATCTCAGAAGGCGTGACCCTGTCCTCTCTGCCTGACGCGGAAAAAGCCAAGGCCAAAGCCACGGTTCAGCCTGCTCAAGTCAATAAATGGATCGAGACAGTCGCCAAGCCGAACGGCATTGACGGGGATGCGATGCAGAACGTGGTGGAAGACGCCATCGCACGCCACGCAGGGACCGGCACAATGAAGCGTCCGGTCGAAATTGCGGCAGGCTTGTAA
- a CDS encoding AMP-binding enzyme, with product MIISGGTNIYPREVEEALLCHPAVFEVAVIGVPEPDWGEQVLAYVVFEHGQSASVPELDSWCRQHIAAFKRPKRYEFVKDLPKNSYGKVLKTDLRTQAASEAAPV from the coding sequence GTGATCATCTCCGGAGGCACAAATATCTACCCCCGTGAGGTCGAAGAAGCGCTGTTGTGCCATCCGGCCGTCTTTGAGGTTGCCGTGATCGGAGTGCCCGAACCGGACTGGGGCGAACAGGTTCTCGCCTATGTCGTGTTCGAACACGGACAAAGCGCCAGTGTGCCGGAGCTCGACAGTTGGTGCCGCCAACATATCGCGGCGTTCAAACGCCCGAAACGCTACGAATTCGTCAAGGATCTGCCGAAGAACAGCTATGGGAAGGTTTTGAAAACCGACCTTAGAACCCAAGCTGCCTCTGAGGCAGCGCCGGTGTAA
- a CDS encoding AMP-binding protein — protein sequence MTLCYALDVDAAHPNDHMLYAAPMSHGAGLYMFAQIRAGGAHLIPASHGFDSEEIIGLAKTRGNLVFFAAPTMVKRLIAVSKAQGYTGEGIRTIIYGGGPMYANDINDALACYGPRFVQIYGQGETPMTISVLGRDLVADQSNPRWQARRASVGIAQGAVTLAVLGADGTAVPPGVTGEICVQGPTVMQGYWKKRAGQ from the coding sequence ATGACGCTTTGTTACGCCTTGGACGTCGATGCCGCGCACCCCAATGATCACATGCTCTATGCCGCACCGATGTCGCATGGGGCGGGCCTTTATATGTTCGCGCAAATCCGCGCCGGTGGTGCCCACCTCATTCCCGCCTCGCACGGGTTTGACAGCGAAGAGATCATCGGTCTGGCCAAGACACGGGGAAATCTCGTTTTCTTTGCGGCTCCCACCATGGTCAAACGGCTGATCGCCGTTTCAAAAGCGCAGGGATATACTGGTGAGGGCATTCGCACGATCATTTACGGCGGCGGGCCGATGTATGCGAATGACATCAATGACGCCCTTGCCTGTTATGGCCCGCGTTTTGTCCAGATTTACGGTCAGGGCGAAACGCCGATGACAATTTCCGTCCTAGGGCGGGATTTGGTCGCGGATCAGTCGAACCCACGCTGGCAAGCCCGCCGTGCCTCTGTCGGCATTGCACAGGGCGCTGTCACGCTCGCGGTGCTTGGCGCCGATGGCACCGCTGTGCCACCGGGGGTGACGGGGGAGATTTGCGTTCAAGGGCCAACGGTCATGCAGGGCTATTGGAAAAAACGCGCAGGCCAGTGA
- a CDS encoding AMP-binding protein, with the protein MTIANWLYQTALSWPNRPALYEGDVLRQTYADLLQATCNRAAWLRTEHGVQAGDRVAVFAKNAPEYIEALHACWWIGAVVVPINCKLHPREAEWIIRDSEAALVITQSGTLFAEQADIHEAALCMPVRQNEKLTPLRRFQIKISLGCSTLQARQEPQRGDAKPWECASDDALLRLGRRCRAPQ; encoded by the coding sequence ATGACTATCGCGAATTGGCTGTATCAAACGGCCTTGTCTTGGCCAAACCGCCCTGCCCTGTATGAGGGCGATGTGTTGCGCCAGACTTATGCTGATCTCTTGCAAGCGACCTGTAACCGCGCCGCGTGGCTGCGCACTGAACATGGCGTTCAGGCGGGGGATCGGGTGGCAGTTTTTGCCAAGAATGCGCCTGAATATATCGAAGCGCTTCACGCCTGTTGGTGGATTGGTGCCGTGGTTGTGCCGATCAATTGCAAACTTCACCCGCGCGAAGCCGAATGGATCATTCGAGATTCAGAAGCCGCACTGGTGATCACGCAAAGCGGGACACTGTTTGCAGAACAGGCAGATATTCACGAAGCAGCGCTTTGTATGCCCGTCAGACAAAATGAAAAACTCACGCCCCTGCGCCGGTTTCAGATCAAGATCTCGCTTGGCTGTTCTACACTTCAGGCACGACAGGAACCCCAAAGGGGTGATGCTAAGCCATGGGAATGTGCGTCAGATGACGCTTTGTTACGCCTTGGACGTCGATGCCGCGCACCCCAATGA
- a CDS encoding thiolase domain-containing protein has product MTTDIFITGSGHTRFGRLEQSLEDLIVDAAREAIEDAQIPPADIDAVFLGHFNSGLVPDGFASSLILQAHPDLRFKPATRCENACASGAAAIHAGLNAIRAGRARNVLVVGAEKMTHRSTPDVTTALAGAGYQNDAAEAALSFPQVFAVAAAQYAERYGDPMDTFARIAAKNHDNAMKNPLAHMHKALPYDFCREVSERNPLIAPPLRLSDCSLVTDGAAAIVLSASTAHASDATARVLVAAAEHVSDFLPMSRRDFVAFEGPERAIQMAYKAAGITVSDLDFAEVHDCFTPAELLIYEAMGLAPKGQGARALSEGTVYADGRTPVNLSGGLKAKGHPVGATGVSMHALGFRQLTGRAGTSNAKVHNGGLPSTWAGRLSPTMRQF; this is encoded by the coding sequence ATGACCACAGACATCTTTATCACCGGTTCCGGCCACACGCGCTTTGGGCGCCTGGAACAAAGCCTTGAGGATTTGATCGTCGACGCCGCCCGCGAGGCAATCGAGGACGCTCAAATTCCTCCTGCGGACATTGATGCTGTGTTTCTCGGGCATTTCAATTCCGGGCTGGTGCCGGATGGTTTTGCCTCCTCCCTCATTTTGCAGGCCCACCCTGATTTGCGGTTCAAACCCGCAACGCGGTGTGAAAATGCCTGTGCATCTGGTGCGGCGGCGATCCATGCCGGACTGAACGCCATTCGGGCCGGTCGTGCCCGGAACGTTTTGGTTGTTGGCGCTGAAAAGATGACCCATCGCTCGACACCCGATGTCACCACCGCATTGGCGGGGGCTGGGTATCAAAATGATGCGGCCGAAGCGGCTTTGAGTTTTCCCCAAGTCTTTGCCGTTGCGGCAGCGCAATATGCCGAGCGGTACGGTGACCCCATGGACACATTTGCGCGCATCGCCGCAAAAAACCATGACAACGCGATGAAAAACCCCCTCGCACATATGCATAAGGCGCTGCCCTATGACTTTTGCCGCGAGGTGAGCGAGAGAAACCCGTTGATCGCGCCTCCGCTTCGATTGAGCGATTGTTCGTTGGTCACGGATGGCGCAGCAGCCATTGTGTTGAGCGCAAGCACGGCACATGCCAGCGATGCGACGGCACGGGTTTTGGTGGCCGCTGCCGAACATGTATCGGATTTCCTACCGATGAGCCGTCGTGATTTTGTGGCCTTCGAGGGCCCGGAACGCGCCATTCAAATGGCCTATAAGGCGGCGGGAATCACCGTGTCCGATCTCGATTTTGCCGAGGTCCATGATTGCTTCACGCCTGCCGAATTGCTGATCTATGAGGCAATGGGGCTTGCTCCCAAAGGGCAAGGTGCCCGTGCTTTGAGTGAGGGGACAGTCTATGCGGACGGTCGCACGCCGGTGAACCTGTCGGGCGGCCTCAAGGCCAAAGGCCATCCGGTCGGGGCCACAGGCGTCTCCATGCATGCACTCGGGTTTCGGCAACTGACCGGACGCGCGGGGACATCCAACGCGAAGGTGCACAATGGGGGCTTGCCTTCAACATGGGCGGGGCGGCTGTCGCCAACTATGCGACAGTTTTAA
- a CDS encoding LuxR C-terminal-related transcriptional regulator, translated as MNYDQISEADLDLTGFMDAPIGLMVLSNRVIQRANTEMERIFGWTRDELEGQSIRILYPSSVDYEKTGARWQRWLKGRPRYADERFMQCRSGEIIWTRAAARTLTPTDPFRLMVWTFEHLENSPATSATLTPREREVARYIVNGYTSKETGQAMGISPRTVEVHRSSVMKKLGVQNAAELVAKMIVRS; from the coding sequence ATGAATTACGATCAAATTTCCGAGGCAGATCTCGATTTGACCGGGTTCATGGATGCCCCGATTGGCCTCATGGTTCTTTCAAACCGTGTCATTCAACGCGCCAATACGGAGATGGAGCGTATCTTTGGCTGGACCCGTGACGAGCTTGAGGGACAGTCGATCCGCATCCTCTACCCGTCGAGTGTGGATTACGAAAAGACAGGCGCACGGTGGCAGAGGTGGCTCAAGGGCCGACCGCGCTATGCTGACGAACGGTTCATGCAATGTCGCAGCGGTGAGATCATCTGGACCCGAGCTGCGGCGCGCACCCTGACGCCAACCGATCCCTTTCGGCTTATGGTCTGGACCTTTGAGCATCTGGAAAATAGCCCCGCAACATCTGCGACACTGACGCCGCGCGAACGCGAAGTCGCGCGGTATATTGTGAATGGCTACACCAGCAAAGAAACAGGGCAGGCCATGGGGATTTCGCCGCGCACGGTTGAGGTCCATCGCAGTTCTGTCATGAAAAAACTCGGCGTACAGAATGCAGCCGAACTGGTCGCAAAGATGATTGTGCGGAGTTAA
- a CDS encoding peptidoglycan DD-metalloendopeptidase family protein → MRPDPNGTAFLPLPSDRVGMPAFSDRAFDAWFTGQRAPDLPADQPLYGYGLYGEQRSVYMADQYRDASGPEPRSRHLGIDIFAPAGTMVCAPLAGRVHRVAYNADPLDYGHTVILEHRTAEGLPFWTLYGHLGVPLPALAEGADIAIGQDIAPLGDWHENGGWAPHLHFQIITSLLTQTGGNFFGVGHDSLWPVWSTISPDPNLILRLPNAAFGLKGL, encoded by the coding sequence ATGCGTCCCGATCCCAATGGCACGGCGTTCCTACCGCTGCCTTCGGATCGCGTCGGGATGCCCGCCTTTTCCGATCGCGCCTTTGATGCATGGTTCACCGGGCAACGCGCGCCCGATCTGCCTGCCGATCAGCCGCTTTACGGCTATGGCCTCTATGGCGAACAGCGCAGCGTTTATATGGCCGATCAATATCGCGATGCCTCGGGGCCAGAACCGCGCAGCCGTCATTTGGGCATCGACATTTTCGCCCCCGCTGGCACGATGGTTTGCGCGCCTTTGGCCGGACGGGTGCATCGCGTGGCCTATAATGCCGATCCTTTGGATTACGGCCATACGGTGATTTTGGAACATCGGACGGCGGAGGGCCTGCCGTTTTGGACCCTTTATGGTCATCTTGGCGTCCCCCTCCCTGCTCTCGCTGAAGGGGCAGACATTGCCATCGGCCAAGACATTGCGCCGTTGGGGGATTGGCATGAGAACGGCGGCTGGGCGCCGCATTTGCATTTTCAGATCATCACCAGCCTGTTGACCCAAACCGGCGGGAATTTCTTTGGCGTCGGCCACGATAGCCTCTGGCCCGTTTGGTCAACCATCAGCCCGGACCCCAACCTGATCCTGCGCCTGCCGAACGCGGCTTTCGGCCTTAAAGGCCTATAA
- a CDS encoding acetyl-CoA hydrolase/transferase family protein, with protein sequence MTQPSRIAPQSLQSKIMSAEDAASLVQNGAAVGMSGFTGSGYPKAVPLALAARIEAEHSAGQPFRIKIWSGASTGPELDGALAKADGIDFRLPYNSDPIARQKINAGEMNYFDMHLSQVAPMAWQGFLGPLDTAIIEVSGITPEGDLIPSSSIGNNKTWLERADKIILEVNSWQSEMLDGMHDIYYGTALPPNRVPIPLNKPDDRIGQPHFKVDPSKIVAIVETDAPDRNAPFSAPGDTAEAIADHILEFLMWEAKRAGLPPSLLPLQSGVGNVPNAVMAGLIKAPFEQMTAFTEVIQDGMLDMIEAGTLRVASATAFSLSPEKAEYFNTHARLFRDKLILRPQEISNHPELVRRLGCIAMNGLIEADIYGNVNSTHVMGSRIQNGIGGSGDFARNAYLSIFMTPSIAKNGAISAIVPMASHVDHINQDVQVIVTEQGLADLRGLDPKKKAALIIENCAHPMYRDALREYFERAKKSSFGGHTPHDLREALSWHQRFIDTGSML encoded by the coding sequence TTGACCCAGCCCTCGCGCATCGCGCCGCAATCGCTTCAATCCAAAATCATGAGTGCCGAAGACGCCGCAAGCCTTGTTCAAAATGGGGCGGCGGTGGGTATGAGCGGCTTTACTGGCTCGGGCTATCCCAAAGCCGTGCCGCTCGCTCTGGCCGCGCGCATTGAGGCCGAACATTCTGCGGGTCAGCCGTTTCGAATCAAAATCTGGTCCGGTGCCTCAACCGGCCCCGAGCTTGACGGTGCCTTGGCCAAAGCCGACGGCATTGACTTCCGCCTGCCCTACAACTCCGATCCCATCGCGCGGCAAAAGATCAATGCGGGCGAGATGAACTATTTCGACATGCATCTGTCGCAGGTCGCGCCGATGGCATGGCAGGGCTTTTTGGGTCCGCTGGACACCGCGATCATCGAGGTCTCCGGCATCACGCCCGAAGGCGATTTGATCCCCTCTTCTTCCATCGGCAACAACAAAACATGGCTGGAGCGCGCCGATAAAATCATCCTTGAGGTTAACAGTTGGCAAAGCGAAATGCTCGACGGGATGCATGACATCTACTACGGCACGGCTTTGCCGCCGAACCGCGTGCCGATCCCGTTGAACAAGCCCGATGATCGCATCGGTCAGCCGCATTTCAAGGTCGATCCGTCCAAAATCGTCGCCATTGTCGAAACCGACGCCCCCGACCGCAACGCCCCGTTTTCCGCCCCCGGCGACACCGCCGAAGCGATTGCCGACCACATCCTTGAGTTCCTGATGTGGGAGGCCAAACGCGCGGGCCTACCGCCCAGCCTGTTGCCGTTGCAATCGGGCGTTGGCAACGTGCCCAACGCGGTGATGGCCGGGTTGATCAAAGCGCCCTTTGAGCAAATGACCGCCTTCACCGAGGTGATCCAAGACGGCATGCTCGACATGATCGAAGCCGGCACTTTGCGCGTCGCCTCCGCCACGGCCTTTTCGCTTTCCCCTGAAAAGGCCGAGTATTTCAACACCCATGCCCGGCTGTTTCGCGACAAATTGATCCTGCGGCCGCAGGAGATTTCGAACCACCCCGAACTGGTGCGCCGCCTTGGCTGTATTGCGATGAACGGGCTGATTGAGGCGGATATTTACGGCAATGTGAACTCGACCCATGTGATGGGATCGCGCATTCAAAACGGCATTGGCGGCTCGGGCGATTTTGCCCGCAACGCCTATCTGTCGATTTTCATGACGCCCTCGATCGCCAAAAACGGGGCCATTTCCGCGATTGTGCCGATGGCGAGCCATGTCGATCACATCAACCAAGACGTTCAGGTGATTGTCACCGAACAAGGCTTGGCCGATTTGCGCGGTTTGGACCCGAAAAAGAAGGCCGCTTTGATCATCGAAAACTGTGCCCATCCGATGTATCGTGATGCGCTGCGGGAGTATTTCGAGCGGGCTAAAAAGAGTTCGTTTGGCGGTCACACGCCGCATGATCTGCGCGAGGCGCTGAGTTGGCATCAAAGGTTCATTGACACTGGCTCGATGCTGTAA
- a CDS encoding TCR/Tet family MFS transporter, whose amino-acid sequence MLRHLPILFIVFTVLIDGIGIGLIFPVMPDLIRDVTGRALADAALWGGVLATGYAMMQFLFGPAVGNLSDRFGRKPVLISALFVMMLDYLVMAVAHTIWLLLIGRLIAGLSAATHATAAAYMADISAPEDREKRFGLVHAAMGVGFAVGPMIGGLLAGIDTRAPFYVAAGIAGLNMIFGLLVMPESLPRDKRRPFHWRRANPFAAFRAIGSLSGVKPLLMVFGLYEMAYFVYPAIWSFYGVEKFGFDARMIGLTLFAFGLSMGLAQSVLIGPLVSRFGAYRVTMGGILADIVVFATLGVTSSVPLVWIVTVLSGISSVTIPALQGTMSRATPDTQQGELQGVIGSIAAIATILSPLIMTETFAIFSRPGTAHYLPGAPFLLSMGIVIVAGVVLWHWRVRQDAA is encoded by the coding sequence ATGTTGCGCCATCTTCCGATCTTGTTCATCGTGTTCACCGTCTTGATCGACGGCATCGGCATTGGCCTGATCTTTCCGGTCATGCCCGATCTGATCCGCGACGTGACCGGGCGCGCCTTGGCCGATGCCGCCCTTTGGGGCGGGGTGTTGGCCACCGGCTATGCGATGATGCAGTTTCTGTTTGGACCGGCGGTCGGCAATCTGTCGGATCGCTTTGGCCGCAAACCCGTCCTGATCTCAGCGTTGTTTGTGATGATGCTCGACTATCTGGTGATGGCGGTGGCGCATACGATTTGGCTGTTGCTGATCGGCCGGTTGATCGCCGGATTGTCGGCCGCGACGCATGCCACGGCGGCTGCCTATATGGCGGATATTTCCGCGCCTGAGGATCGCGAAAAGCGCTTTGGTCTTGTCCATGCAGCCATGGGGGTTGGCTTTGCGGTGGGGCCGATGATTGGCGGGCTTTTGGCCGGAATTGACACCCGTGCGCCGTTTTATGTGGCGGCGGGCATCGCCGGATTGAACATGATCTTTGGCCTTTTGGTCATGCCCGAAAGCCTGCCCCGCGACAAACGCCGCCCGTTTCATTGGCGACGTGCCAATCCCTTTGCCGCCTTTCGCGCCATCGGGTCGCTGTCCGGGGTCAAGCCGCTTTTGATGGTCTTTGGCCTCTATGAAATGGCCTATTTCGTCTATCCGGCGATCTGGTCATTTTATGGTGTCGAAAAATTCGGATTTGACGCGCGGATGATTGGCCTGACGCTGTTTGCCTTTGGCCTCTCAATGGGTTTGGCGCAATCGGTGTTGATCGGGCCGCTTGTGAGCCGCTTTGGGGCGTATCGCGTCACCATGGGCGGCATTTTGGCCGATATCGTTGTCTTCGCCACCTTGGGCGTGACCAGTAGCGTGCCGTTGGTGTGGATCGTCACCGTGCTGTCAGGGATTTCCTCGGTCACCATCCCCGCGCTGCAAGGCACGATGAGCCGCGCCACCCCCGACACACAACAGGGCGAATTGCAGGGCGTGATCGGTTCCATCGCGGCCATCGCGACCATTCTCAGCCCCTTGATCATGACCGAAACCTTCGCGATCTTTTCGCGCCCCGGCACGGCGCATTACCTGCCCGGCGCGCCATTTTTATTGTCGATGGGAATTGTCATCGTGGCCGGGGTCGTGTTGTGGCACTGGCGCGTGCGCCAAGATGCGGCGTGA
- a CDS encoding alpha/beta fold hydrolase, whose product MSELEATDPVFLLIHGSAHGAWCWRDLIPALVARGGIVHAMDLPSHGADTTPYFEVTLDLYRDAILHKIAEIGTPVILVGHSAGGYAITAAAEAAPECVAQMIYVCAYVPEDGKSLGDMRRSARAHPVLAAIAKTPDDKAFTFRADTVVATLFHDCPAQAVAYALPHLGPQAIRPQETPLTITARSATLPRDYVLCTDDRTIPPEEQEKMVKDWPEDQVHRLTAGHSPYFSHPDSLADLLIKAVRKDG is encoded by the coding sequence ATGTCTGAATTGGAAGCAACTGATCCGGTCTTTCTTTTGATCCACGGCTCCGCCCATGGCGCATGGTGTTGGCGCGATCTGATCCCGGCACTTGTGGCACGCGGGGGCATCGTTCATGCGATGGACCTGCCCTCTCATGGCGCGGACACCACGCCCTATTTCGAGGTGACGCTGGATCTCTACCGCGATGCGATCCTCCATAAGATCGCCGAAATCGGCACGCCGGTGATCCTGGTCGGCCATTCCGCGGGCGGCTACGCCATCACCGCCGCCGCTGAGGCCGCGCCTGAATGTGTCGCGCAGATGATCTATGTTTGTGCCTATGTGCCCGAGGATGGCAAAAGCCTTGGCGACATGCGTCGCAGCGCCCGCGCCCATCCGGTTTTGGCCGCGATTGCGAAAACCCCAGACGACAAGGCCTTTACCTTTCGCGCTGATACCGTCGTGGCGACGTTGTTTCACGATTGTCCGGCGCAGGCCGTGGCCTATGCCCTACCGCATCTGGGGCCACAGGCGATCCGCCCACAAGAAACGCCTCTGACGATCACAGCCCGCTCTGCCACCCTGCCGCGCGATTATGTGCTTTGCACGGATGACCGCACCATCCCGCCGGAAGAGCAGGAAAAAATGGTCAAAGATTGGCCTGAGGATCAGGTGCATCGCCTCACCGCAGGCCATTCGCCCTATTTCTCACACCCGGACAGCTTGGCGGATTTGCTCATCAAGGCTGTGCGCAAAGACGGATAG
- the pcaD gene encoding 3-oxoadipate enol-lactonase, with protein MRVDLGDISLNVEDDGPRTGPTIVFCHALGTNLHLWDDVLPLLPKGLRVIRYDLRGHGGSDVPKGPYSMGALVRDAERLLDHLAVRDAVFVGISIGGLIAQGLAVKRLDHIRALVLSNTAAKIGTRSVWDKRIDEIEAHGLESIVAPTLERWFAPGFRKSETAKRWGQSILNTSVEGYVGCCAAIAGTDFYTPTSGLRLACLGIGGGYDGSTPADLMRETLDIIPGARFELLRRSGHLPPVDAPEAFAALLTTFLQEIGHV; from the coding sequence ATGCGGGTCGATCTTGGTGACATTTCTCTCAACGTTGAAGACGACGGGCCGCGCACTGGCCCGACGATTGTGTTTTGTCATGCCTTGGGCACCAATTTGCATCTGTGGGATGACGTCCTGCCGCTCCTGCCAAAGGGGCTTCGGGTCATCCGCTATGACCTACGTGGTCATGGTGGCTCTGACGTGCCGAAAGGCCCCTATTCGATGGGCGCATTGGTGCGTGACGCCGAGCGGTTGCTGGATCATTTGGCGGTGCGAGATGCGGTGTTTGTCGGCATTTCCATTGGCGGGTTGATCGCGCAGGGCCTGGCGGTCAAGCGGCTGGATCACATCCGCGCGCTGGTCCTGTCCAATACGGCGGCCAAAATCGGCACCCGCTCGGTCTGGGACAAACGCATCGACGAGATTGAGGCCCATGGGCTGGAAAGCATCGTTGCGCCCACGTTGGAGCGTTGGTTTGCCCCCGGATTTCGCAAATCTGAGACGGCCAAACGCTGGGGTCAGTCGATTTTAAACACCTCCGTTGAGGGCTATGTGGGCTGTTGCGCCGCCATTGCAGGCACGGATTTTTACACGCCCACCTCGGGCTTGCGTCTGGCATGCTTGGGCATTGGCGGCGGTTATGATGGCTCCACCCCTGCCGATTTGATGCGCGAAACTTTGGACATCATCCCCGGCGCGCGGTTTGAATTGCTGCGGCGTTCCGGGCATTTGCCACCCGTAGATGCGCCCGAAGCCTTTGCCGCACTTTTGACAACATTCTTACAGGAGATTGGCCATGTCTGA